The Syngnathus scovelli strain Florida chromosome 18, RoL_Ssco_1.2, whole genome shotgun sequence genome contains a region encoding:
- the zic1 gene encoding zinc finger protein ZIC 1, producing the protein MLLDAGPQYPAIGVTTFGSTRHHSTGEVTEREVALGINPFADGMGAFKINHGSHEQTAFSTQAPAGYAAAAALGHHHHHHHHHPGHVGSYSTAAFNSTRDFLFRNRGFGEAAGAQHSLFASAAAAAGGFAAGPHGHSEAAGHLLFPGLHEQAAGHASSNVVNGQMRLGFGGDVYGRAAAEQYGHVTSPRSDYTSTQLHGYGPMNMNMAAHHGAGAFFRYMRQPIKQELICKWIEPEQLASPKKSCNKTFSTMHELVTHLTVEHVGGPEQTNHICFWEECSREGKPFKAKYKLVNHIRVHTGEKPFPCPFPGCGKVFARSENLKIHKRTHTGEKPFKCEFDGCDRRFANSSDRKKHMHVHTSDKPYLCKMCDKSYTHPSSLRKHMKVHEASNPGSQPSPAASSGYESSTPPTIVSPSAENPSSGSSISPTAPVAVQHHAATTTTAGSHSGALTSNFNEWYV; encoded by the exons ATGCTCCTGGACGCCGGACCCCAGTACCCCGCCATAGGAGTGACCACTTTCGGCTCTACGCGGCACCACTCAACGGGTGAGGTGACGGAGCGGGAGGTGGCGCTTGGTATCAACCCGTTCGCGGACGGCATGGGCGCCTTCAAAATCAACCACGGCTCCCACGAGCAGACGGCGTTCTCCACGCAGGCGCCCGCCGGctacgcggcggcggccgccctGGGCCACcatcaccatcaccaccaccaccacccgggCCACGTGGGCTCTTACTCCACGGCGGCCTTCAACTCCACGCGGGACTTTCTGTTTAGGAACCGTGGGTTCGGCGAGGCGGCGGGTGCGCAGCACAGCCTCTTTGcttcggcggcggcagcagcgggcGGCTTCGCCGCGGGACCCCACGGACACTCGGAAGCGGCGGGCCACCTGCTCTTCCCGGGGCTGCACGAGCAGGCGGCGGGCCACGCGTCCTCCAACGTGGTCAACGGCCAGATGCGCCTGGGCTTCGGTGGGGACGTGTACGGTCGCGCCGCGGCCGAGCAGTACGGCCACGTCACGAGCCCGCGCTCAGACTACACGTCCACGCAGCTGCACGGCTACGGCCCCATGAACATGAACATGGCAGCACACCACGGCGCCGGGGCCTTCTTCCGCTACATGCGGCAGCCCATCAAGCAGGAGCTCATCTGCAAGTGGATCGAGCCCGAGCAGCTGGCAAGCCCCAAGAAGTCGTGCAACAAGACGTTCAGCACCATGCACGAGCTGGTCACTCACCTGACCGTGGAGCACGTGGGGGGGCCGGAGCAGACCAACCACATCTGCTTCTGGGAGGAGTGCTCCCGCGAGGGCAAGCCCTTCAAGGCCAAGTACAAGCTGGTCAATCACATCCGCGTGCACACGGGCGAGAAGCCCTTCCCGTGCCCCTTCCCCGGCTGCGGGAAAGTCTTCGCGCGTTCGGAAAACCTGAAAATTCACAAAAGGACGCACACGG GTGAGAAGCCGTTCAAGTGCGAGTTCGACGGCTGCGATCGCCGCTTTGCCAACAGCAGCGACCGCAAGAAACATATGCACGTGCACACCTCCGACAAGCCCTACTTGTGCAAAATGTGCGACAAGTCCTACACGCACCCGAGTTCCCTGCGCAAACACATGAAG GTACACGAAGCGAGCAACCCGGGCTCCCAGCCGTCTCCGGCGGCCAGCTCGGGATACGAGTCGTCCACGCCCCCCACCATCGTGTCCCCGTCGGCGGAGAACCCGAGCAGCGGCAGCTCCATATCGCCCACGGCCCCTGTGGCGGTGCAGCACCACGCCGCCACCACCACGACAGCGGGCAGCCACAGCGGCGCGCTCACGTCCAATTTCAATGAATGGTacgtgtaa
- the zic4 gene encoding zinc finger protein ZIC 4 isoform X2, with amino-acid sequence MSADALRSPAMDPAFPKRNVALRLVDLAGAHHHRRHHHHHHRHPAPPSVTGFPGFGSHPHSMAHAHPGEMTAEPCLGPSPFGPEHMGHSAALKISPAHHYHQQHQPQHNHHMAGHSQVVSSQTGAFGATPVPYAGMTHPAEALTAGSYPAQYGHDAGNHALFSGLHQEQPPGGQLRLGLPGEVYVRSEHLAAGTRADAFYGGLNLNLGAHHHPHAHQHSPHGSGAFFRYMRQPIKQELICKWLEPGEKRCARTYGTMHELVTHVTVEHVGGPEQANHICFWEECPREGKPFKAKYKLVNHIRVHTGEKPFPCPFPGCGKVFARSENLKIHKRTHTGEKPFKCEFAGCDRRFANSSDRKKHSHVHTSDKPYNCKVRGCDKSYTHPSSLRKHMKVHCKSPPPPSSGYESSTTSLVSPSSDQGREPPAPPPGGAPGPGTGTASAPSSHPANLSEWYVCHSSGASGVHSGPSTPDSATEEDEPSYRDRDLRDNF; translated from the exons ATGAGTGCCGACGCGCTGAGAAGCCCCGCGATGGACCCTGCCTTCCCCAAACGGAATGTGGCGCTGAGATTAGTTGACTTGGCGGGGGCtcaccaccaccgccgccaccaccatcatcatcaccgcCACCCTGCCCCTCCGAGCGTGACAGGCTTCCCGGGGTTCGGCAGCCATCCGCACTCAATGGCTCACGCACACCCCGGGGAGATGACTGCGGAACCCTGCCTGGGGCCGAGTCCATTCGGGCCAGAACACATGGGGCACTCGGCGGCCCTCAAAATCAGCCCAGCCCATCATTATCACCAGCAGCACCAGCCTCAGCACAATCATCACATGGCAGGCCACAGTCAAGTGGTCTCCAGTCAAACGGGAGCTttcggggcgacgccggtgcccTACGCGGGTATGACGCACCCGGCTGAGGCGCTGACCGCAG GTAGCTACCCCGCGCAATACGGCCACGACGCCGGCAACCATGCGCTCTTTTCCGGGCTGCACCAAGAGCAGCCTCCGGGCGGCCAACTCCGCTTGGGACTACCGGGGGAAGTGTACGTGCGCTCGGAGCACTTGGCGGCGGGCACCCGAGCCGATGCATTTTACGGGGGGCTTAATCTGAATCTGGGCGCGCACCACCACCCGCACGCGCACCAGCACTCTCCTCACGGAAGCGGCGCATTTTTCCGCTACATGCGGCAGCCCATCAAACAGGAGCTGATCTGCAAGTGGCTGGAGCCGGGAGAAAAGCGCTGCGCACGCACTTACGGCACCATGCACGAGCTGGTCACGCACGTCACCGTGGAGCACGTCGGCGGGCCCGAACAGGCCAACCATATCTGCTTCTGGGAAGAGTGTCCGCGCGAGGGCAAACCCTTCAAGGCCAAGTACAAGCTGGTCAACCACATCCGCGTCCACACGGGCGAGAAGCCCTTCCCGTGCCCCTTTCCCGGCTGCGGGAAAGTCTTTGCGCGCTCGGAAAACCTCAAAATCCACAAAAGGACGCACACAG GTGAGAAGCCGTTCAAGTGCGAATTCGCTGGCTGCGACCGTCGCTTCGCGAACAGCAGCGACCGCAAAAAGCACTCGCACGTGCACACATCCGACAAGCCGTACAACTGCAAAGTGCGTGGCTGCGACAAATCCTACACGCACCCGAGCTCTCTGCGCAAACACATGAAGGTGCACTGCAAGTCCCCTCCGCCGCCCAGCTCCGGCTACGAGTCGTCCACGACGTCCCTAGTGTCTCCCTCCTCCGACCAGGGCCGCGAGCCACCGGCGCCGCCGCCGGGAGGCGCGCCTGGCCCTGGCACTGGCACCGCCTCCGCCCCCTCCTCGCACCCGGCCAACCTGAGCGAGTGGTACGTGTGCCACAGCTCCGGGGCCAGCGGGGTCCACAGTGGACCCTCCACGCCTGACTCGGCCACCGAAGAGGACGAGCCCTCGTACAGGGACCGGGACTTGAGGGACAACTTCTAG
- the zic4 gene encoding zinc finger protein ZIC 4 isoform X1 — MSADALRSPAMDPAFPKRNVALRLVDLAGAHHHRRHHHHHHRHPAPPSVTGFPGFGSHPHSMAHAHPGEMTAEPCLGPSPFGPEHMGHSAALKISPAHHYHQQHQPQHNHHMAGHSQVVSSQTGAFGATPVPYAGMTHPAEALTAGRDFLRAMPVLADHHHHHHHHQQQQHTAAAASHHGMFVSTTGSYPAQYGHDAGNHALFSGLHQEQPPGGQLRLGLPGEVYVRSEHLAAGTRADAFYGGLNLNLGAHHHPHAHQHSPHGSGAFFRYMRQPIKQELICKWLEPGEKRCARTYGTMHELVTHVTVEHVGGPEQANHICFWEECPREGKPFKAKYKLVNHIRVHTGEKPFPCPFPGCGKVFARSENLKIHKRTHTGEKPFKCEFAGCDRRFANSSDRKKHSHVHTSDKPYNCKVRGCDKSYTHPSSLRKHMKVHCKSPPPPSSGYESSTTSLVSPSSDQGREPPAPPPGGAPGPGTGTASAPSSHPANLSEWYVCHSSGASGVHSGPSTPDSATEEDEPSYRDRDLRDNF; from the exons ATGAGTGCCGACGCGCTGAGAAGCCCCGCGATGGACCCTGCCTTCCCCAAACGGAATGTGGCGCTGAGATTAGTTGACTTGGCGGGGGCtcaccaccaccgccgccaccaccatcatcatcaccgcCACCCTGCCCCTCCGAGCGTGACAGGCTTCCCGGGGTTCGGCAGCCATCCGCACTCAATGGCTCACGCACACCCCGGGGAGATGACTGCGGAACCCTGCCTGGGGCCGAGTCCATTCGGGCCAGAACACATGGGGCACTCGGCGGCCCTCAAAATCAGCCCAGCCCATCATTATCACCAGCAGCACCAGCCTCAGCACAATCATCACATGGCAGGCCACAGTCAAGTGGTCTCCAGTCAAACGGGAGCTttcggggcgacgccggtgcccTACGCGGGTATGACGCACCCGGCTGAGGCGCTGACCGCAGGTAGGGACTTCCTCCGCGCCATGCCGGTGCTGGCCGaccatcatcaccaccaccaccaccaccagcagcagcagcacactgCCGCCGCCGCTTCTCACCACGGAATGTTTGTCTCGACAACAGGTAGCTACCCCGCGCAATACGGCCACGACGCCGGCAACCATGCGCTCTTTTCCGGGCTGCACCAAGAGCAGCCTCCGGGCGGCCAACTCCGCTTGGGACTACCGGGGGAAGTGTACGTGCGCTCGGAGCACTTGGCGGCGGGCACCCGAGCCGATGCATTTTACGGGGGGCTTAATCTGAATCTGGGCGCGCACCACCACCCGCACGCGCACCAGCACTCTCCTCACGGAAGCGGCGCATTTTTCCGCTACATGCGGCAGCCCATCAAACAGGAGCTGATCTGCAAGTGGCTGGAGCCGGGAGAAAAGCGCTGCGCACGCACTTACGGCACCATGCACGAGCTGGTCACGCACGTCACCGTGGAGCACGTCGGCGGGCCCGAACAGGCCAACCATATCTGCTTCTGGGAAGAGTGTCCGCGCGAGGGCAAACCCTTCAAGGCCAAGTACAAGCTGGTCAACCACATCCGCGTCCACACGGGCGAGAAGCCCTTCCCGTGCCCCTTTCCCGGCTGCGGGAAAGTCTTTGCGCGCTCGGAAAACCTCAAAATCCACAAAAGGACGCACACAG GTGAGAAGCCGTTCAAGTGCGAATTCGCTGGCTGCGACCGTCGCTTCGCGAACAGCAGCGACCGCAAAAAGCACTCGCACGTGCACACATCCGACAAGCCGTACAACTGCAAAGTGCGTGGCTGCGACAAATCCTACACGCACCCGAGCTCTCTGCGCAAACACATGAAGGTGCACTGCAAGTCCCCTCCGCCGCCCAGCTCCGGCTACGAGTCGTCCACGACGTCCCTAGTGTCTCCCTCCTCCGACCAGGGCCGCGAGCCACCGGCGCCGCCGCCGGGAGGCGCGCCTGGCCCTGGCACTGGCACCGCCTCCGCCCCCTCCTCGCACCCGGCCAACCTGAGCGAGTGGTACGTGTGCCACAGCTCCGGGGCCAGCGGGGTCCACAGTGGACCCTCCACGCCTGACTCGGCCACCGAAGAGGACGAGCCCTCGTACAGGGACCGGGACTTGAGGGACAACTTCTAG